The stretch of DNA acccacacacgcgtgtgggtgtgtgggtgtgccgcTTTCGTTTAATGTCCCTccggcctctctcccttgtgTGTCACCCTCGTCATCTCAGCCCCTCTTCGCGGCCGCCTGCAGTTCGTTCTTTCAGCGAAGGCAGGCGCCAAAATGATAACGTGGGCGGGCGGGGTGTACGCCGCCCGTGGGCAGGACAAGAAGAGCGTGAAGCCGTTCCAGCTGCTAACGCGTTcttcgctccccctccccccctcttcctctcgcacTCCCCGCACCCATGAACTGCGCTGTGATGATGTTGGCTGTGGATGCATGCTCTCgccacgcctcccccctccctgtctctccctccctacacctactctctcccccttcccaccgcCCTCATGTCATCTCAtctgtgtgagtgtgcgtgagagaggcgcccttctcctgctccgccgtcttccaccccacccacccccctcacgCTCTCACATCGCTGGAAATCGGAAGCAGAATCGGGCGTAACGCGCAGGTGCAGTCGGCAAAGactcaccccctcccaccacgcGGCTGCTCATGCCACGTGCCGCTCCCATCGCATTGCCCGCGGCGCGGTGGTGTCTGGCGTTCGCGTCATCGGCGCCAACAgcgtcgtcgttgccgctgaccagcagcgctgctacaCCTGTTGAGTCGTACCAAGACAACAGGCCGAGACTCACACCTCGAGCTCTACGGTTGGGAATCAAAGCGATCAACTCGCGCCGACTCGGCGCCGCGCCACACTCGttaccctctctctgtcgtcgACCCTCGAACTTAtgggtgcgctgctgcagcggcaacgccggGTGCAGGGCAGTTTCATCAGCACCATCATCGCCAGCGTCTGCCGGTACGGCTGCCAAATCTAccagcgctgcgcacccGACTCCGCCAGCGCCCGCGCCTGCAGTGCAGGAGCGCCGCGTCTGCCCTGAATGTGGGAAGCGCTTCCTGCGTGAGTCCAACCTTGTCCACCATCGCACCACTCGTCACGGGGTTCAGGTCGCGTCTGCGAGCAAGGTGGCTCGAGCGGAGCTTGCCATGCGCAACGCACAGCTACAGCAAGAGCTTGCCCGTGCGCAGGCACgggtgaagcagctgcgcgagggcagtgacagcgctgctcgGCAAGAACGCGACAGTGCGGCGACAGAGCCCACCGACGACGCGACCACCAGAGCCTACCCCAGCGCGGTGATGACGGGGCGCTTGATGGAGGTTGACGAAGCGGTGGAGCGGGCATGGAGGCACAGTGGCCGGGGGCTTGGCACCGGCGTTTCGTTTGTGGTCTGCATCGGCACCGTGCTCGGCCCAGTGGAAGTGGGGACCCTGCGCGGGgccaccccttcctccgcGGCTGATAGCAGCGCGACTGGGCCGCGCGTCCTGCAGTTTAAGCTGG from Leishmania panamensis strain MHOM/PA/94/PSC-1 chromosome 1 sequence encodes:
- a CDS encoding hypothetical protein (TriTrypDB/GeneDB-style sysID: LpmP.01.0780) gives rise to the protein MPRAAPIALPAARWCLAFASSAPTASSLPLTSSAATPVESYQDNRPRLTPRALRLGIKAINSRRLGAAPHSLPSLCRRPSNLWVRCCSGNAGCRAVSSAPSSPASAGTAAKSTSAAHPTPPAPAPAVQERRVCPECGKRFLRESNLVHHRTTRHGVQVASASKVARAELAMRNAQLQQELARAQARVKQLREGSDSAARQERDSAATEPTDDATTRAYPSAVMTGRLMEVDEAVERAWRHSGRGLGTGVSFVVCIGTVLGPVEVGTLRGATPSSAADSSATGPRVLQFKLEVHGYRERRPGQLKMYRAHLLVRYVAWQPYHRYGDGDGAGSAAASSPSSTAPLPFKVQEGDLLRVQGHYALHTSHDMVSKQSVENVVLEADAVGLLRPAPAKEAPAGGGRGDGSPTRQRQ